From Acipenser ruthenus chromosome 2, fAciRut3.2 maternal haplotype, whole genome shotgun sequence, a single genomic window includes:
- the LOC117403733 gene encoding high affinity cAMP-specific and IBMX-insensitive 3',5'-cyclic phosphodiesterase 8B-like isoform X2 produces the protein MNERKKSETCFRNGPPCEVSATEVHFGPMKLTQEPVQVLLIFAKEDSQSDGFWWACERAGYRCSVARTPESALECFLDKQHEIIVIDARHARYFDAEAVCRSIRATKPSEHTVILAVVPQIQPGQEESSVLPLLNAGFNRRFFENSSTTTCYNELIQLEHGEVRSLFKLRACNSVFIALEHCQEAVEITSEDHIIQYVNPAFERMMGYCKGELIGKELTVLPKSDKNRADLLDTINMCIKKGKEWQGMYYARRKSGDSIQQHVKITPVMGQGGKIRHFVSIKRLCSDNNKQVYKIHRDEKYCGENSQTESLSSRHKDRRKESIDVKSITSRGSDAPSLQNRRYSSMAKIHSMTIEAPITKVINIINAAQENSPVTVAEALDRVLEILRTTELYSPQLGSKDDDPHTSDLVGGLMTDGLRKPSGNDIFSKNVTQIQSHLVMPTTPNDIPPRIAQLLNNEEMWDFNILDLEAATNKRPLTYLGLKIFARFGVCEFLNCTEATLKSWLQVIEANYHASNSYHNSTHAADVLHATAYFLQKERVKGSLDQLDEVAALIAATVHDVDHPGRTNSFLCNAGSELAVLYNDMAVLESHHAALAFQLTTRDRQCNVFINMERTQYRTLRQAIIDMVLATEMTKHFEHVNKFVNSINKPIAAIEETSSNSEGCDCECPASIKNSPENRLLIKRMLIKCADVANPCRPLELCIEWAGRISEEYFAQTDEEKRQGLPVVMPVFDRNTCSIPKSQISFIDYFITDMFDAWDAFANLPGLMQHLAENHKYWKALDEMKCKSLRPPPDL, from the exons GTGCTGCTTATCTTTGCCAAAGAGGACAGCCAGAGCGATGGCTTCTGGTGGGCGTGTGAGCGGGCGGGGTACAGGTGCAGCGTTGCACGCACCCCAGAGTCAGCGCTTGAGTGTTTTTTAGACAAGCAGCATGAGATAATCGTCATTGATGCCAGGCACGCCAGATACTTCGATGCAGAAGCTGTCTGCAG GTCAATCCGCGCTACCAAACCTTCTGAACACACTGTAATACTAGCTGTGGTACCACAAAT ACAACCTGGTCAAGAAGAGTCTTCAGTCCTGCCACTTCTCAACGCTGGATTCAATAGG agATTCTTTGAGAACAGCAGTACCACAACTTGTTACAATGAGCTGATTCAGTTAGAGCACGGGGAGGTGCGCTCTCTGTTCAAGCTACG AGCCTGTAATTCCGTGTTTATCGCGTTGGAGCACTGTCAAGAAGCAGTAGAAATAACCAGTGAAGACCACATCATACAG TATGTGAATCCAGCCTTTGAGCGGATGATGGGATATTGTAAAGGAGAGCTGATAGGAAAAGAGCTGACGGTGTTACCTAAAAGTGACAAAAACAGGGCGGACCTCCTAGACACCATCAACATGTGCATCAAGAAGGGAAAG GAATGGCAGGGGATGTACTACGCCAGGAGGAAATCAGGGGACAGCATACAGCAGCATGTGAAAATCACACCTGTGATGGGCCAGGGAGG GAAGATCAGACATTTTGTTTCTATCAAGCGACTTTGCAGTGACAATAATAAACAG GTATACAAGATACACCGTGATGAAAAATATTGTGGAGAAAATTCACAGACAG AGTCCTTGTCTTCCAGGCACAAGGACAGGAGGAAAGAATCTATTGACGTCAAGTCGATAACATCTCGAGGCAGTGACG CTCCAAGTTTACAGAACCGCAGGTACTCGTCAATGGCTAAAATCCATTCCATGACAATAGAGGCTCCCATTACAAAG GTTATCAACATTATCAATGCTGCCCAGGAGAACAGTCCCGTGACAGTAGCGGAGGCCCTGGACAGAGTGCTAGAAATCCTCCGAACCACAGAGCTGTACTCCCCCCAGCTCGGGAGTAAAGATGATGACCCACACACCAGTGACCTTGTCGGAGGTCTCATGACT GACGGACTGCGCAAACCTTCTGGGAATGATATCTTCTCCAAGA ATGTGACCCAAATTCAAAGTCACCTGGTGATGCCCACCACCCCCAATGACATCCCTCCTCGAATAGCACAGCTGCTGAACAATGAAGAGATGTGGGATTTCAACATTTTAGATCTGGAGGCTGCCACAAACAAGCG ACCTCTCACCTACCTCGGATTGAAGATCTTTGCCCGCTTTGGTGTGTGTGAGTTTCTGAACTGCACGGAGGCTACGCTGAAATCCTGGCTCCAGGTTATCGAGGCTAATTACCACGCGTCCAACTCTTACCACAACTCCACGCACGCAGCCGACGTCCTACACGCCACAGCCTACTTTCTTCAGAAAGAGAGAGTCAAG GGCAGTCTGGACCAGCTGGATGAGGTAGCTGCTCTCATTGCAGCGACGGTGCACGATGTGGATCACCCCGGCCGCACCAACTCCTTCCTGTGCAACGCAGGCAGCGAGCTCGCTGTGCTGTACAATGACATGGCTGTGCTGGAGAGTCACCATGCAGCCCTGGCTTTCCAGCTCACCACTCGCGACCGACAGTGCAACGTCTTCATCAACATGGAGAG AACACAGTATCGTACACTGCGGCAGGCTATTATTGACATGGTCCTGGCAACAGAGATGACGAAGCACTTTGAGCATGTGAACAAGTTTGTAAACAGCATCAACAAGCCGATAGCAGCTATAGAAGAAACCAGTTCCAAT agTGAAGGATGCGACTGTGAGTGCCCAGCGAGTATAAAGAACTCACCGGAGAACCGACTGCTCATCAAGCGCATGCTGATCAAGTGTGCAGACGTGGCCAACCCCTGCCGGCCCCTGGAACTCTGCATAGAGTGGGCTGGACGCATCTCAGAGGAGTACTTTGCACAG ACCGATGAAGAGAAGAGACAAGGGCTGCCTGTGGTCATGCCAGTGTTTGATCGGAATACTTGCAGCATTCCAAAGTCTCAGATCTCATTTATCGATTACTTCATCACCGACATGTTTGATGCCTGGGATG CTTTTGCCAATCTGCCTGGCTTGATGCAACACTTGGCTGAAAACCACAAGTACTGGAAAGCATTGGATGAAATGAAGTGTAAGAGCCTCAGACCCCCTCCAGATCTGTGA